In Agrobacterium tumefaciens, a single genomic region encodes these proteins:
- a CDS encoding ABC transporter permease, translating into MKRFFAWGALIFGLLYFALPLIGMTNFSLKMRRGEYSFDAYGKVLSDPRFQETFSYSVMMALFTIVFGVLLVVPTAYWVRLKLPGLRPYIEFITLLPLVIPAIVIVFGYIRLYNTSSWLPLTGTTFGTNILLMFGYAILALPYMYRAVDTGLRTIDVATLTEAAQSLGAGWTTILSRIILPNVLVAVLSGAFLTFAIVIGEFTMAALLNRPAFGPYMQLLGANRAYEPAALAVISFGITWGCLGLIQLVSRYQKGAPPKA; encoded by the coding sequence ATGAAGCGTTTCTTCGCCTGGGGCGCGCTGATTTTCGGCCTGCTCTATTTCGCCCTGCCGCTCATCGGCATGACCAACTTCTCGCTGAAGATGCGGCGCGGTGAGTATTCCTTCGACGCCTATGGCAAGGTGCTAAGCGATCCGCGTTTTCAGGAAACCTTCAGCTATTCGGTGATGATGGCGCTTTTCACCATCGTCTTCGGCGTCCTGCTGGTGGTGCCGACAGCCTATTGGGTACGCCTGAAACTGCCGGGCCTGCGCCCCTACATCGAATTCATCACGCTTCTGCCGCTGGTCATCCCGGCCATCGTCATCGTGTTCGGTTATATCAGGCTCTACAACACCTCGAGCTGGCTACCTCTGACCGGCACGACCTTCGGCACCAACATTCTCCTGATGTTCGGTTACGCGATCCTCGCTCTGCCCTACATGTACCGTGCGGTCGATACCGGGCTTAGAACCATCGATGTCGCCACACTGACGGAAGCGGCCCAGAGCCTTGGCGCGGGATGGACGACCATCCTGTCACGCATCATCCTGCCCAATGTACTGGTCGCCGTGCTCTCGGGCGCATTTTTGACCTTCGCCATCGTCATCGGTGAATTCACCATGGCGGCACTTTTGAACCGCCCGGCCTTCGGCCCCTATATGCAGCTGCTCGGCGCCAACCGCGCCTATGAACCGGCAGCGCTTGCCGTGATTTCCTTCGGCATCACCTGGGGTTGCCTTGGTCTGATCCAACTCGTTTCCCGCTACCAGAAGGGCGCGCCTCCCAAGGCCTGA
- a CDS encoding ABC transporter ATP-binding protein translates to MSFLTLSNIKKSFGSVQVVHDFNMAIEKGEFVSFLGPSGCGKTTVLRMIAGFEIPTGGSIVINGKDQTTLRPNQRNIGMVFQAYALFPNMNVYENVAFGLKVAGKPKAEIDARVKEMLQLIHLEHLADRYPYQMSGGQQQRVALARALAPKPEVLLLDEPLSALDAKIRVSLREEIRQIQQKLGITTIFVTHDQEEALSISDRIVVMNGGRADQIGSPFEIYNKPATRFVASFVGTLNLIDATVVDSSSNTIRVGEQQITLPKPVDAANGEKITLALRPEAGSLGSDAKGDVAISGLVTSSQFLGSVIRTRLDLGGSTLSFDMFNDPGTAPPAVGEQVTLKFAAGDLMLIKD, encoded by the coding sequence ATGAGCTTTTTGACACTTAGCAATATCAAGAAATCCTTCGGCTCCGTGCAGGTCGTGCATGATTTCAACATGGCCATCGAAAAGGGCGAGTTCGTCTCCTTTCTCGGTCCATCGGGCTGCGGCAAGACCACCGTGCTACGCATGATCGCCGGTTTCGAAATCCCGACAGGCGGATCGATCGTCATCAACGGCAAGGACCAGACGACGCTCAGACCGAACCAGCGCAATATCGGCATGGTGTTCCAGGCCTACGCGCTGTTCCCGAACATGAACGTCTATGAGAACGTCGCCTTCGGTCTGAAGGTCGCCGGCAAGCCAAAAGCCGAGATCGACGCCCGCGTGAAGGAAATGCTTCAGCTCATCCATCTGGAACATCTGGCGGATCGCTATCCCTATCAGATGTCCGGCGGCCAGCAGCAGCGCGTGGCGCTCGCCCGCGCATTGGCCCCAAAGCCGGAAGTGCTTCTGCTGGACGAACCGCTTTCCGCGCTCGACGCCAAGATCCGCGTCTCGCTGCGCGAGGAAATCCGCCAGATCCAGCAGAAACTCGGCATCACCACCATTTTCGTGACCCACGATCAGGAAGAGGCCCTGTCGATCTCTGACCGCATCGTCGTGATGAATGGCGGCCGTGCCGACCAGATCGGTTCGCCCTTCGAGATCTACAACAAACCCGCCACCCGCTTCGTCGCCTCCTTCGTGGGCACGCTGAACCTCATCGACGCCACCGTGGTGGATTCCTCGTCCAATACCATCCGTGTCGGAGAGCAGCAGATCACCCTGCCGAAGCCGGTCGATGCGGCGAATGGCGAAAAAATCACGCTGGCGCTTCGCCCGGAAGCAGGCTCCCTCGGCAGCGATGCGAAAGGCGATGTTGCCATTTCCGGCCTCGTCACCTCCAGCCAGTTCCTCGGCTCCGTCATCCGCACCCGTCTTGATCTCGGTGGTTCGACGCTGTCCTTCGACATGTTCAACGATCCCGGCACCGCGCCGCCCGCCGTCGGTGAGCAGGTGACACTGAAATTCGCAGCCGGCGACCTGATGCTCATCAAGGACTGA
- a CDS encoding zinc-dependent alcohol dehydrogenase family protein yields the protein MRALYYERFGETPVVASLPDPEPSDGGVVIAVKATGLCRSDWHGWMGHDPDIRLPHVPGHEFAGVIAAVGKNVTRFKTGDRVTVPFVSGCGHCHECRSGNQQVCEAQFQPGFTHWGSFAEYVAIDYADQNLVHLPESMSYATAAGLGCRFATSFRAVTDQGRLKGGEWLAVHGCGGVGLSAIMIGAGLGAQVVAIDIAEDKLELARQLGATATINSRSVDDVAEAVRDITGGGAHVSVDALGHPQTCCNSISNLRRRGRHVQVGLMLADHAMPAIPMARVIAHELEIYGSHGMQAWRYEDMLAMIESGRLAPKKLIGRHISLTEAAAALPAMDSFRESGISIIDRFE from the coding sequence ATGCGCGCGCTTTATTACGAACGATTCGGCGAGACCCCCGTTGTTGCGTCCCTGCCCGATCCCGAACCGAGCGATGGCGGCGTGGTCATTGCAGTGAAAGCGACCGGCCTCTGCCGCAGCGACTGGCACGGCTGGATGGGACATGACCCGGATATTCGCCTGCCGCATGTGCCCGGCCACGAATTTGCCGGTGTCATCGCCGCAGTTGGCAAGAACGTCACCCGCTTCAAGACCGGTGATCGCGTTACCGTGCCTTTCGTCTCCGGCTGCGGCCATTGCCATGAATGCCGCTCTGGCAACCAGCAGGTCTGCGAGGCGCAGTTCCAGCCCGGCTTCACCCATTGGGGTTCCTTCGCCGAATATGTCGCCATCGATTATGCCGATCAGAACCTCGTGCACCTGCCGGAATCGATGAGTTACGCCACCGCCGCCGGTCTCGGCTGCCGTTTCGCTACCTCCTTCCGGGCAGTGACGGATCAGGGACGCCTGAAGGGCGGCGAATGGCTGGCGGTCCATGGCTGCGGCGGTGTCGGTCTCTCCGCCATCATGATCGGCGCGGGCCTCGGCGCACAGGTCGTCGCCATCGATATTGCCGAAGACAAGCTGGAACTCGCCCGGCAGCTGGGTGCAACGGCCACCATCAACAGCCGCTCGGTTGACGATGTTGCCGAAGCCGTGCGCGACATCACCGGTGGCGGCGCGCATGTTTCCGTCGACGCGCTTGGCCATCCGCAGACCTGCTGCAATTCCATCAGCAACCTGCGCCGGCGCGGACGCCATGTGCAGGTGGGGCTGATGCTGGCAGATCATGCCATGCCGGCCATTCCCATGGCCCGGGTGATCGCCCATGAGCTGGAGATTTACGGCAGCCACGGCATGCAGGCATGGCGTTACGAGGACATGCTGGCCATGATCGAAAGCGGCAGGCTCGCACCGAAAAAGCTGATCGGCCGCCATATCTCGCTGACCGAAGCCGCAGCCGCCCTGCCCGCCATGGACAGTTTCAGGGAAAGCGGCATCAGCATTATCGACCGGTTCGAATAA
- a CDS encoding outer membrane protein produces MKTLIVTSLLALSASTAMAADAVYETPAPPVAQETLPVFTWSGPYLGIQGGAGWANGDFSAGGPVASDSFDGGILGAFAGYNYQFDNNFVVGIEGDVDYNWNDNDYAGVQIGTDWQGSVRGRVGYAFDRALLYGTAGWTATRGFIETPVGNDNTTFNGYTVGAGLDYAFTDNVFGRLEYRYNDYGDKDIFGINTDVDQHTVKVGLGVKF; encoded by the coding sequence ATGAAAACGCTAATCGTAACGTCACTCCTGGCCCTTTCGGCCAGCACCGCAATGGCCGCGGATGCCGTCTACGAAACCCCGGCCCCTCCGGTCGCGCAGGAAACCCTGCCGGTCTTCACCTGGTCTGGTCCCTATCTTGGTATCCAGGGCGGCGCTGGTTGGGCAAATGGCGATTTTTCGGCTGGTGGACCCGTCGCTTCGGATAGTTTCGATGGCGGCATTCTCGGCGCCTTTGCCGGTTACAATTACCAGTTCGACAATAATTTCGTCGTCGGCATCGAGGGTGACGTCGACTATAACTGGAATGACAACGACTATGCCGGCGTGCAGATCGGCACCGACTGGCAGGGCTCCGTCCGTGGCCGCGTCGGTTATGCCTTCGACCGCGCCCTGCTCTACGGCACGGCGGGCTGGACAGCGACCCGCGGCTTCATCGAAACACCCGTTGGCAACGACAACACCACCTTCAACGGCTACACGGTGGGCGCGGGTCTGGATTACGCCTTCACCGACAATGTCTTCGGCAGGCTGGAATATCGCTATAACGATTATGGCGACAAGGACATCTTCGGCATCAACACCGATGTCGACCAGCATACCGTGAAAGTGGGTCTCGGCGTGAAGTTCTGA
- the metH gene encoding methionine synthase — protein MFDDLFGPEGAKRDGAEIFKALREAASERILILDGAMGTQIQGLGFDEDHFRGDRFIGCACHQKGNNDLLILTQPDAIEEIHYRYAMAGADILETNTFSSTRIAQADYEMENAVYDLNREGAAIVRRAAQRAEREDGRRRFVAGAIGPTNRTASISPDVNNPGYRAVSFDDLRIAYGEQIDGLIDGGADIILIETIFDTLNAKAAIFACEERFEAKGIRLPVMISGTITDLSGRTLSGQTPSAFWNSVRHANPFTIGLNCALGADAMRPHLQELSDVADTFVCAYPNAGLPNEFGQYDETPEMMARQVQGFVRDGLVNIVGGCCGSTPEHIRAIAEAVKDYKPREIPEHKPFMSLAGLEPFVLTKDIPFVNVGERTNVTGSARFRKLITAGDYTAALAVARDQVENGAQIIDINMDEGLIDSEKAMVEFLNLIAAEPDIARVPVMIDSSKFEIIEAGLKCVQGKSIVNSISLKEGEEKFLQQARLVHNYGAAVVVMAFDEVGQADTYQRKVEICARAYKLLTEKAGLSPEDIIFDPNVFAVATGIEEHNNYGVDFIEATKTIRETMPLTHISGGVSNLSFSFRGNEPVREAMHAVFLYHAIHVGMDMGIVNAGQLAVYDNIDAELREACEDVVLNRRDDATERLLEVAERFRGTGEKQAKAQDLSWRELPVEKRLEHALVNGITEFIEADTEEARQKAARPLHVIEGPLMAGMNVVGDLFGSGKMFLPQVVKSARVMKQAVAVLLPYMEEEKRLNGGSERSAAGKVLMATVKGDVHDIGKNIVGVVLACNNYEIIDLGVMVPTTKILETAIAEKVDVIGLSGLITPSLDEMVHVAAEMERQGFDIPLLIGGATTSRVHTAVKIHPRYEQGQAIYVTDASRAVGVVSALLSKEQKPAYIDGIRAEYAKVAEAHARNEREKQRLPLSRARENAHKIDWTAYSAVKPQFFGTKVFETYDLEELSRYIDWTPFFQTWELKGRFPAILEDEKQGEAARQLYADAQAMLKKIIDENWFRPRAVIGFWPANAVGDDIRLFTDEGRRQELATFFTLRQQLSKRDGRPNVALSDFVAPVDSGVADYVGGFVVTAGIEEVAIAERFERANDDYSSILVKALADRFAEAFAERMHERVRKEFWGYAPDEAFAGDELIGEAYAGIRPAPGYPAQPDHTEKKTLFSLLDATNAAGVELTESYAMWPGSSVSGLYIGHPESYYFGVAKVERDQVLDYSRRKDMPLEEVERWLGPVLNYVPTNGEEKIDSAA, from the coding sequence GTGTTTGACGATCTGTTTGGCCCCGAAGGGGCAAAGCGCGACGGCGCGGAAATTTTCAAGGCGTTGCGCGAAGCCGCCAGCGAACGCATCCTCATTCTCGATGGTGCCATGGGCACGCAGATTCAGGGTCTGGGTTTTGACGAGGATCATTTCCGTGGCGACCGTTTTATCGGCTGCGCCTGTCACCAGAAGGGCAATAACGACCTTCTGATCCTGACCCAGCCTGATGCTATCGAGGAAATCCACTATCGCTACGCCATGGCGGGTGCGGATATTCTCGAAACCAACACGTTTTCGTCGACGCGCATCGCGCAGGCCGATTACGAGATGGAAAATGCCGTCTACGACCTCAACCGTGAGGGCGCGGCAATTGTCCGCCGTGCCGCCCAGCGTGCCGAGCGGGAAGATGGCCGCCGTCGTTTTGTGGCCGGCGCCATCGGCCCGACCAACCGCACGGCCTCGATTTCGCCTGATGTCAACAATCCCGGTTATCGCGCCGTCAGTTTCGACGACCTGCGCATTGCCTATGGCGAGCAGATCGATGGCCTGATCGACGGCGGCGCCGATATCATCCTGATCGAGACGATTTTCGATACGCTGAACGCCAAGGCGGCGATCTTCGCCTGCGAGGAGCGTTTCGAGGCCAAGGGCATCCGCCTGCCTGTCATGATCTCGGGCACGATCACCGACCTTTCCGGCCGCACGCTGTCCGGCCAGACGCCTTCGGCGTTCTGGAATTCGGTGCGCCACGCCAACCCCTTCACCATCGGCCTCAACTGCGCGCTGGGTGCGGATGCGATGCGTCCGCATCTGCAGGAACTGTCCGACGTGGCCGATACATTCGTCTGCGCCTATCCGAATGCCGGCCTGCCGAATGAATTCGGTCAATATGACGAAACGCCTGAGATGATGGCGCGTCAGGTCCAGGGCTTCGTGCGTGACGGTCTCGTCAACATCGTCGGCGGCTGCTGCGGTTCGACGCCGGAGCATATCCGGGCGATTGCCGAGGCTGTCAAAGACTACAAGCCGCGCGAAATCCCCGAGCACAAGCCGTTCATGTCGCTTGCAGGCCTCGAGCCTTTCGTGCTGACCAAGGATATTCCCTTCGTCAACGTCGGCGAGCGCACCAACGTCACCGGCTCGGCCCGCTTCCGCAAGCTCATCACCGCCGGCGACTACACGGCGGCGCTGGCTGTTGCCCGTGACCAGGTGGAAAACGGCGCGCAGATCATCGACATCAACATGGATGAGGGCCTGATCGATTCCGAAAAGGCGATGGTCGAGTTCCTGAACCTCATCGCCGCCGAGCCTGACATCGCCCGCGTGCCTGTCATGATCGACTCGTCGAAGTTCGAGATCATCGAGGCCGGTCTGAAATGCGTTCAGGGCAAATCGATCGTCAATTCGATTTCGCTGAAGGAAGGCGAGGAGAAATTTCTCCAGCAGGCGCGGCTCGTCCACAATTACGGTGCTGCGGTCGTGGTCATGGCCTTTGACGAGGTCGGGCAGGCGGACACCTATCAGCGCAAGGTGGAAATCTGCGCGCGCGCCTACAAGCTTCTGACCGAAAAGGCCGGCCTTTCACCGGAAGACATCATCTTCGACCCCAATGTGTTTGCGGTGGCCACGGGCATCGAAGAACACAATAACTACGGCGTGGACTTCATCGAGGCCACCAAGACCATTCGCGAAACCATGCCGCTGACGCATATTTCCGGCGGTGTTTCCAACCTGTCCTTCTCCTTCCGCGGCAACGAGCCGGTGCGTGAGGCGATGCATGCCGTGTTCCTCTACCATGCCATTCATGTCGGCATGGACATGGGCATCGTCAATGCCGGCCAGCTTGCCGTTTACGACAATATCGATGCGGAACTGCGCGAGGCCTGCGAAGACGTGGTGCTGAACCGGCGCGATGATGCGACGGAGCGGCTGCTTGAGGTGGCAGAGCGTTTCCGTGGTACGGGCGAAAAACAGGCGAAGGCTCAGGACCTTTCCTGGCGCGAGCTTCCCGTCGAAAAGCGGCTGGAGCATGCGCTGGTCAACGGCATTACCGAATTCATCGAGGCCGATACGGAAGAGGCGCGCCAGAAGGCTGCACGCCCACTGCACGTTATCGAAGGGCCGCTGATGGCCGGCATGAACGTGGTGGGAGACCTGTTCGGCTCGGGTAAGATGTTCCTGCCGCAGGTGGTGAAATCCGCCCGCGTGATGAAGCAGGCGGTTGCCGTTCTGTTACCTTACATGGAAGAAGAAAAGCGCCTGAATGGCGGGTCCGAACGCAGTGCCGCAGGCAAGGTGCTGATGGCGACCGTTAAGGGCGACGTGCACGATATTGGCAAGAACATCGTCGGCGTCGTTCTCGCCTGCAACAATTACGAAATTATCGATCTTGGCGTGATGGTGCCGACGACGAAAATCCTCGAAACGGCGATTGCGGAGAAGGTCGATGTGATCGGCCTTTCCGGCCTCATTACCCCGTCGCTGGATGAGATGGTGCATGTGGCGGCCGAAATGGAGCGGCAGGGTTTCGACATTCCGCTGCTGATCGGCGGCGCGACGACGAGCCGCGTGCATACGGCGGTGAAAATCCATCCGCGTTACGAGCAGGGGCAGGCAATCTATGTCACCGACGCCTCGCGCGCGGTCGGCGTCGTTTCCGCGCTTCTCTCCAAAGAGCAGAAGCCCGCTTATATCGATGGCATCCGCGCCGAATATGCCAAGGTGGCTGAGGCCCATGCCCGCAACGAGCGCGAAAAGCAGCGCCTGCCGCTTTCCCGCGCCCGGGAGAATGCGCACAAGATTGACTGGACTGCTTATAGTGCCGTCAAGCCGCAATTCTTCGGCACCAAGGTGTTCGAGACCTACGATCTGGAAGAGCTTTCCCGTTACATCGACTGGACGCCCTTCTTTCAGACCTGGGAATTGAAGGGCCGTTTCCCGGCCATCCTCGAAGACGAAAAGCAGGGTGAAGCGGCACGGCAGCTTTATGCCGATGCGCAGGCGATGCTGAAAAAGATCATTGACGAAAACTGGTTCCGGCCGCGCGCCGTGATCGGATTCTGGCCGGCCAATGCGGTGGGGGACGATATCCGCCTGTTTACGGATGAAGGGCGCAGGCAAGAGCTCGCGACCTTCTTCACGCTGCGCCAGCAGCTTTCCAAGCGTGATGGCCGTCCGAATGTGGCGCTGTCCGACTTTGTCGCGCCCGTCGATAGCGGCGTTGCCGATTATGTTGGCGGCTTCGTGGTGACGGCGGGTATTGAGGAAGTGGCGATTGCCGAGCGTTTTGAGCGGGCCAATGACGATTATTCGTCCATCCTCGTCAAGGCTCTGGCCGACCGCTTTGCCGAAGCCTTTGCCGAGCGCATGCATGAACGGGTGCGCAAGGAGTTCTGGGGCTACGCGCCGGACGAGGCTTTTGCCGGTGATGAACTGATTGGCGAAGCCTATGCCGGTATTCGCCCGGCACCCGGTTATCCGGCCCAGCCTGACCACACCGAGAAGAAAACGCTGTTCTCACTGCTCGACGCCACCAATGCAGCGGGCGTAGAACTGACGGAAAGCTATGCCATGTGGCCCGGCTCCTCCGTCTCCGGCCTCTATATCGGCCACCCCGAAAGTTATTATTTCGGCGTGGCCAAGGTGGAGCGCGATCAGGTTCTCGACTATTCGCGCCGCAAGGATATGCCGCTGGAAGAGGTGGAGCGCTGGCTGGGACCTGTGCTCAACTATGTGCCGACCAACGGCGAGGAGAAAATCGACAGCGCGGCCTGA
- a CDS encoding AGE family epimerase/isomerase, with protein MEDEMAEDDHNSRNWNTLPWHRQWLVKQAEGLFDFFQHRAVNPAGGFFDLDTKGAPLQKNDPVRGIHASARMVHCFSIGHLLGRPGCGDIVDHGMTYLWNHHRDGEHGGYFWQVNDTGPVDATKQGYGHAFVLLAASSAKTVGHPLADKMLADITEVLETRFWEEKHGAIAEEFNRDWSPIDNYRGQNSNMHLTEALMAAYEATGDSNYLTKAERIADLVIRRRAGELDFRVPEHFDENWTLDKDYRGNEMFRPSGSTPGHWLEWARLILQLWVLGERQHDWMPVAAKSLFVQSMALGWDREKGGFFYTLDWNDNPDKRAKLWWPMSEAAGAAHFLNENLPADAFYEDSYRRIWSTIANNFIDHENGGWHEELTEDLVPAHTLFPGKGDIYHALQACLIPLFPAAGSLTKVIKESGGDY; from the coding sequence ATGGAGGACGAGATGGCCGAAGACGATCACAACAGCCGCAACTGGAACACCCTGCCCTGGCACCGCCAGTGGCTTGTGAAACAGGCCGAGGGACTTTTCGACTTCTTCCAGCACCGCGCCGTCAACCCTGCCGGCGGTTTCTTCGATCTGGACACCAAGGGCGCTCCGTTGCAGAAAAACGACCCGGTACGAGGCATCCATGCCTCCGCCCGCATGGTACATTGCTTCTCCATCGGCCATCTGCTCGGCCGGCCGGGCTGCGGCGATATCGTCGACCACGGCATGACCTATCTCTGGAACCACCATCGCGATGGCGAACATGGCGGTTACTTTTGGCAGGTAAACGATACCGGCCCGGTGGATGCCACCAAGCAGGGATACGGCCATGCCTTCGTGCTTCTGGCCGCTTCTTCCGCCAAAACCGTCGGCCACCCTCTCGCAGACAAGATGCTGGCCGACATTACCGAGGTGCTGGAAACCCGTTTCTGGGAAGAAAAACACGGCGCCATCGCCGAGGAATTCAATCGCGACTGGTCGCCGATCGATAATTACCGCGGCCAGAATTCCAATATGCACCTGACCGAAGCGCTGATGGCCGCTTATGAAGCGACGGGCGACAGCAATTACCTGACCAAAGCCGAACGCATCGCCGATCTCGTCATCCGCCGCCGCGCGGGCGAGCTGGATTTCCGCGTGCCGGAACATTTCGACGAGAACTGGACGCTCGACAAGGACTACCGCGGCAACGAAATGTTCCGCCCCTCCGGCTCCACCCCCGGCCACTGGCTGGAATGGGCGCGCCTCATCCTGCAATTATGGGTGCTGGGCGAGCGCCAGCACGACTGGATGCCGGTCGCCGCCAAATCGCTTTTCGTGCAATCCATGGCGCTCGGCTGGGACCGCGAAAAGGGCGGTTTCTTTTACACGCTCGACTGGAACGACAATCCCGACAAGCGGGCAAAGCTCTGGTGGCCCATGTCCGAGGCGGCGGGTGCGGCCCATTTCCTCAACGAGAACCTGCCGGCCGATGCCTTCTACGAGGATAGCTACCGCCGCATCTGGAGCACCATCGCCAACAACTTCATCGACCATGAGAATGGCGGCTGGCACGAGGAACTGACGGAAGATTTGGTGCCCGCGCACACGCTGTTCCCCGGCAAGGGCGATATCTACCACGCCCTTCAGGCCTGCCTCATCCCGCTTTTCCCCGCAGCGGGAAGCCTGACGAAGGTGATCAAGGAGAGCGGCGGGGATTATTGA
- a CDS encoding MFS transporter, whose amino-acid sequence MSPTTTPAAARPLNSQDFRTLGLSALGGALEFYDFIIFVFFATVIGHLFFPPEMPDWLVMIQTFGIFAAGYLVRPLGGIVLAHYGDRYGRKRVFAFSILLMALSTLGMALMPTYATIGVAAPILLIVLRMLQGAAIGGEVPGAWTFVAEHVPFRRVGLACGFLTSGLSFGIMLGSLIAFAINSLFTPEDVAAYAWRIPFLLGGIFGLIAVYLRRWLEETPIFMEMKKSKSLTDKLPLGLVLKHHMRGVIISALLTWVLSAAIVVTTLMTATFLQKLYGYTPTQALAGTSFGTLFLIFGVIIAGALIDRIGSGIFFMGASIFFGIATFTFYSYAGASLETMFVLYGVMGLSVGMAGAVPYVMVRAFPASVRFSGLSFAYNVSYAVFGGLTPIGVTTALAINPMAHAWYLVFIAVLAFAIGLYLYLRGSEVESHVGIEELAALRS is encoded by the coding sequence ATGTCTCCCACCACCACACCGGCGGCGGCCCGTCCCCTCAACAGCCAGGATTTCAGGACTCTCGGACTTTCAGCCCTGGGCGGCGCGCTCGAATTTTACGACTTCATCATTTTCGTATTTTTCGCCACCGTCATCGGCCATCTGTTCTTTCCGCCGGAAATGCCGGACTGGTTGGTGATGATCCAGACCTTCGGCATCTTCGCCGCCGGTTATCTGGTGCGACCGCTCGGCGGCATCGTGCTGGCGCATTATGGCGACCGGTATGGCCGCAAGCGCGTCTTTGCCTTCTCCATCCTCCTGATGGCGCTCTCCACCCTCGGCATGGCGCTGATGCCGACCTATGCCACCATCGGCGTGGCGGCCCCCATTCTGCTCATCGTCCTGCGTATGCTACAGGGTGCTGCCATTGGCGGTGAAGTGCCGGGCGCATGGACCTTCGTCGCCGAACATGTACCCTTCCGCCGCGTCGGCCTCGCCTGTGGATTCCTCACCTCAGGCCTTTCTTTCGGCATCATGCTGGGCTCGCTGATTGCCTTTGCCATCAACTCACTCTTCACACCGGAAGACGTGGCGGCTTATGCCTGGCGCATCCCGTTCCTGCTCGGCGGCATTTTCGGCCTCATCGCCGTTTATCTACGCCGCTGGCTGGAAGAGACTCCGATCTTCATGGAAATGAAGAAATCGAAATCGCTGACGGACAAGCTGCCGCTTGGCCTCGTGCTGAAGCACCATATGCGCGGCGTGATCATCTCTGCCCTGCTGACCTGGGTTCTGTCGGCGGCCATCGTCGTCACCACGCTGATGACGGCCACCTTCCTGCAGAAGCTTTACGGTTATACCCCGACGCAGGCGCTGGCCGGCACCAGCTTCGGCACGCTGTTCCTGATCTTCGGCGTCATCATCGCCGGAGCGCTGATCGACCGCATCGGCTCCGGCATCTTCTTCATGGGCGCCAGCATCTTCTTCGGCATCGCCACCTTCACCTTCTACAGCTATGCCGGCGCTTCGCTTGAGACCATGTTCGTGCTTTATGGCGTGATGGGCCTTTCGGTCGGCATGGCCGGCGCTGTACCCTATGTGATGGTCCGCGCTTTCCCGGCATCGGTCCGCTTCTCCGGCCTCTCCTTCGCCTACAACGTCTCTTATGCCGTCTTCGGTGGGCTGACGCCGATCGGTGTGACGACGGCGCTTGCCATCAATCCCATGGCCCACGCCTGGTATCTGGTCTTCATCGCCGTCCTCGCCTTCGCGATCGGTCTTTACCTCTATCTGCGCGGCAGCGAGGTCGAAAGCCATGTCGGCATTGAGGAACTGGCGGCATTGCGGTCGTAA
- a CDS encoding dual specificity protein phosphatase family protein, with protein sequence MYSVLKFLKITAIGLVALPVLAGAHMGIGQLTGNFHEVIPGELYRSAQPSGKDIAAYAKAYGIKTIINLRDEKREGWYDAESLAAKNNGIRLVDYPLSSSEKVSVEDSETLAAVLRNAEKPVLIHCEHGANRTGLASAIYVAAVAGKSEAAAEFQLSPYYGHVPIPGIGRYEMYQSWDDFEETIGF encoded by the coding sequence TTGTACAGTGTTCTGAAGTTTCTGAAAATCACGGCCATTGGCCTTGTCGCCTTGCCGGTTCTGGCCGGCGCGCATATGGGCATCGGCCAGCTTACGGGAAATTTTCACGAAGTCATTCCCGGCGAACTCTATCGTTCGGCCCAGCCGAGCGGCAAGGACATCGCCGCTTATGCCAAGGCTTATGGCATCAAGACGATCATCAACCTGCGTGATGAAAAGCGCGAAGGCTGGTATGATGCCGAAAGCCTTGCGGCCAAAAACAACGGTATCCGGCTTGTCGATTATCCGCTGAGTTCAAGCGAAAAGGTCTCGGTGGAGGATTCAGAAACGCTGGCGGCGGTGCTGCGCAATGCGGAAAAGCCTGTTCTCATCCACTGCGAACACGGCGCAAACCGCACCGGGCTCGCTTCCGCTATTTACGTGGCAGCCGTGGCCGGCAAGAGCGAGGCCGCTGCCGAGTTTCAGCTTTCGCCCTATTACGGGCATGTGCCGATCCCCGGCATCGGGCGGTATGAAATGTACCAGTCCTGGGATGATTTCGAGGAAACCATCGGGTTTTGA